One Pyrus communis chromosome 13, drPyrComm1.1, whole genome shotgun sequence genomic window carries:
- the LOC137712819 gene encoding folylpolyglutamate synthase isoform X2 — protein sequence MNAYSHTHLKCDLFGVSHFHDRSHCLFNNRTWSASHVPDIIGTSHLNRRGYTSTTISYQVMEHMQTNVVAKEYSDDLLITSSYESTMEALSSLITHKKRGDTSSVGGKYGKLERMSIYLKILGLEEKIDGLRIIHVAGTKGKGSTCTFCEAILRECGFRTGLFTSPHLIDVRERFRINGLDITEDRFLPYFWSCWGQLEEKVTEDLPMPPLFQFLTLLALKIFICEQVDVAIIEVGLGGKRDSTNVINKPVVCGITSLGMDHIETLGNTLGQIASHKAGIFKFLYFLNWVDVFPALKPHIPAFVVPQLPEAMDVIHEVAEGLAVPLGVVPPLDCEKMDGFKLSLSGDHQSINAGLAVALSKCWLQRTGNWEKLFRKQEILEGDLPEPFCRGLSTAHLSGRAQIVYDTSLKSYNSSKDPESSSGDLIFYLDGAHSPESMEVCGRWFSTAVKGNQKTSSRLRVENAEQVLGNGHIQYGSGKMEEPYETSRQILLFNCMEVRDPQALLPQLVNTCVSSGIHFSKALFVPSMSSYSKVTSAASVIPENFSRDLSWQFKLQRFWEKMIHGKEVDIVMDAELEIDAAKVLPYEFLYEDASHCSPVDNRFSHSAVIPSLPLAISWLRDCVKRNPSVRIQVLVTGSLHLVGDVLKLLKR from the exons ATGAATGCCTATTCACACACTCACCTGAAGTGTGATCTATTTGGTGTTTCACACTTCCATGACCGAAGTCATTGCTTGTTTAACAATAGAACATGGAGCGCAAGTCACGTGCCAGATATTATAGGCACAAGTCATCTCAATAGACGTG GTTATACATCTACAACGATATCATATCAAGTTATGGAACATATGCAAACCAATGTGGTTGCCAAGGAGTACTCAGATGACTTACTTATTACATCTTCGTATGAATCTACCATGGAAGCACTTTCCTCCCTGATTACACATAAAAAGCGCGGAGATACATCATCCGTAGGTGGTAAATATGGGAAATTGGAAAGGATGTCGATATATCTCAAG ATATTAGGCTTGGAGGAAAAGATAGATGGACTCAGGATAATTCATGTTGCTGGAACGAAGGGCAAG GGTTCAACATGCACGTTTTGTGAGGCTATTCTACGGGAGTGTGGTTTTCGAACGGGACTGTTCACTTCTCCTCACTTGATTGATGTGAGAGAAAGATTTCGGATCAATGG GTTGGACATAACTGAAGATAGGTTTCTGCCATATTTTTGGAGTTGTTGGGGTCAGCTGGAG GAAAAGGTTACAGAGGACCTGCCAATGCCTCCATTATTTCAGTTCCTCACTTTATTGGCTCTCAAAATATTTATCTGTGAACAG GTTGATGTTGCTATTATTGAAGTCGGTCTTGGGGGAAAAAGAGATTCAACAAATGTG ATCAACAAACCTGTCGTTTGTGGGATAACTTCACTGGGGATGGACCACATAGAAACATTGG GAAATACACTTGGGCAGATAGCCTCTCACAAGGCTGGAATATTCAAG TTTCTATATTTTCTGAATTGGGTTGATGTCTTCCCTGCCCTGAAGCCTCATATTCCTGCATTCGTGGTACCTCAACTTCCTGAAGCAATGGATGTTATACATGAGGTGGCTGAAGGTTTAGCG GTTCCATTGGGAGTAGTGCCACCACTTGACTGTGAAAAGATGGATGGTTTTAAGCTTAGCTTGTCTGGTGACCACCAGTCCATTAACGCCGGTCTTGCCGTTGCCCTTTCTAAATGTTGGCTTCAAAGAACCGGGAATTGGGAAAAACTATTCAGAAAACAGGAAATCCTGGAAGGTGATTTACCAGAGCCATTTTGTAGAGGTCTTTCAACAGCGCATCTTTCTGGGAGAGCTCAGATTGTTTATGATACTTCTTTGAAGTCCTACAACTCATCAAAAGACCCTGAAAGTTCTTCTGGAGATCTAATTTTCTACTTGGATGGAGCTCACAGTCCTGAGAGCATGGAGGTTTGTGGCAGATGGTTCTCTACTGCTGTCAAAGGAAACCAGAAAACATCGTCTCGTTTGAGGGTTGAAAATGCAGAGCAGGTTTTGGGGAATGGTCACATCCAATATGGATCAGGGAAAATGGAGGAGCCTTATGAAACATCAAGGCAG ATTCTTTTATTCAATTGCATGGAGGTTAGAGACCCTCAAGCACTGCTTCCGCAGCTTGTAAATACATGTGTTTCCTCAG gTATTCATTTCTCAAAGGCCCTTTTCGTCCCAAGTATGTCAAGTTATAGCAAAGTTACTTCTGCTGCCTCGGTCATTCCTGAAAACTTTAGCCGAGACCTGTCTTGGCAATTCAAGCTCCAGAGATTTTGGGAGAAGATGATTCATGGGAAGG AAGTCGACATTGTTATGGATGCAGAACTAGAGATTGATGCTGCAAAAGTTTTACCTTATGAGTTTCTTTATGAGGATGCTTCTCATTGCAGTCCTGTAGATAATCGTTTTTCCCACAGTGCTGTAATCCCTTCACTGCCATTGGCAATAAGTTGGCTCCGGGATTGTGTAAAACGTAACCCTTCTGTTAGAATCCAG GTTCTTGTAACGGGATCGCTGCATTTGGTTGGAGATGTACTAAAGCTGTTGAAGAGATGA
- the LOC137712819 gene encoding folylpolyglutamate synthase isoform X1 codes for MNAYSHTHLKCDLFGVSHFHDRSHCLFNNRTWSASHVPDIIGTSHLNRRGYTSTTISYQVMEHMQTNVVAKEYSDDLLITSSYESTMEALSSLITHKKRGDTSSVGGKYGKLERMSIYLKILGLEEKIDGLRIIHVAGTKGKGSTCTFCEAILRECGFRTGLFTSPHLIDVRERFRINGLDITEDRFLPYFWSCWGQLEEKVTEDLPMPPLFQFLTLLALKIFICEQVDVAIIEVGLGGKRDSTNVVCSMEHWNYNFFEINKPVVCGITSLGMDHIETLGNTLGQIASHKAGIFKFLYFLNWVDVFPALKPHIPAFVVPQLPEAMDVIHEVAEGLAVPLGVVPPLDCEKMDGFKLSLSGDHQSINAGLAVALSKCWLQRTGNWEKLFRKQEILEGDLPEPFCRGLSTAHLSGRAQIVYDTSLKSYNSSKDPESSSGDLIFYLDGAHSPESMEVCGRWFSTAVKGNQKTSSRLRVENAEQVLGNGHIQYGSGKMEEPYETSRQILLFNCMEVRDPQALLPQLVNTCVSSGIHFSKALFVPSMSSYSKVTSAASVIPENFSRDLSWQFKLQRFWEKMIHGKEVDIVMDAELEIDAAKVLPYEFLYEDASHCSPVDNRFSHSAVIPSLPLAISWLRDCVKRNPSVRIQVLVTGSLHLVGDVLKLLKR; via the exons ATGAATGCCTATTCACACACTCACCTGAAGTGTGATCTATTTGGTGTTTCACACTTCCATGACCGAAGTCATTGCTTGTTTAACAATAGAACATGGAGCGCAAGTCACGTGCCAGATATTATAGGCACAAGTCATCTCAATAGACGTG GTTATACATCTACAACGATATCATATCAAGTTATGGAACATATGCAAACCAATGTGGTTGCCAAGGAGTACTCAGATGACTTACTTATTACATCTTCGTATGAATCTACCATGGAAGCACTTTCCTCCCTGATTACACATAAAAAGCGCGGAGATACATCATCCGTAGGTGGTAAATATGGGAAATTGGAAAGGATGTCGATATATCTCAAG ATATTAGGCTTGGAGGAAAAGATAGATGGACTCAGGATAATTCATGTTGCTGGAACGAAGGGCAAG GGTTCAACATGCACGTTTTGTGAGGCTATTCTACGGGAGTGTGGTTTTCGAACGGGACTGTTCACTTCTCCTCACTTGATTGATGTGAGAGAAAGATTTCGGATCAATGG GTTGGACATAACTGAAGATAGGTTTCTGCCATATTTTTGGAGTTGTTGGGGTCAGCTGGAG GAAAAGGTTACAGAGGACCTGCCAATGCCTCCATTATTTCAGTTCCTCACTTTATTGGCTCTCAAAATATTTATCTGTGAACAG GTTGATGTTGCTATTATTGAAGTCGGTCTTGGGGGAAAAAGAGATTCAACAAATGTGGTATGCTCTATGGAACATTGGAACTACAACTTTTTTGAA ATCAACAAACCTGTCGTTTGTGGGATAACTTCACTGGGGATGGACCACATAGAAACATTGG GAAATACACTTGGGCAGATAGCCTCTCACAAGGCTGGAATATTCAAG TTTCTATATTTTCTGAATTGGGTTGATGTCTTCCCTGCCCTGAAGCCTCATATTCCTGCATTCGTGGTACCTCAACTTCCTGAAGCAATGGATGTTATACATGAGGTGGCTGAAGGTTTAGCG GTTCCATTGGGAGTAGTGCCACCACTTGACTGTGAAAAGATGGATGGTTTTAAGCTTAGCTTGTCTGGTGACCACCAGTCCATTAACGCCGGTCTTGCCGTTGCCCTTTCTAAATGTTGGCTTCAAAGAACCGGGAATTGGGAAAAACTATTCAGAAAACAGGAAATCCTGGAAGGTGATTTACCAGAGCCATTTTGTAGAGGTCTTTCAACAGCGCATCTTTCTGGGAGAGCTCAGATTGTTTATGATACTTCTTTGAAGTCCTACAACTCATCAAAAGACCCTGAAAGTTCTTCTGGAGATCTAATTTTCTACTTGGATGGAGCTCACAGTCCTGAGAGCATGGAGGTTTGTGGCAGATGGTTCTCTACTGCTGTCAAAGGAAACCAGAAAACATCGTCTCGTTTGAGGGTTGAAAATGCAGAGCAGGTTTTGGGGAATGGTCACATCCAATATGGATCAGGGAAAATGGAGGAGCCTTATGAAACATCAAGGCAG ATTCTTTTATTCAATTGCATGGAGGTTAGAGACCCTCAAGCACTGCTTCCGCAGCTTGTAAATACATGTGTTTCCTCAG gTATTCATTTCTCAAAGGCCCTTTTCGTCCCAAGTATGTCAAGTTATAGCAAAGTTACTTCTGCTGCCTCGGTCATTCCTGAAAACTTTAGCCGAGACCTGTCTTGGCAATTCAAGCTCCAGAGATTTTGGGAGAAGATGATTCATGGGAAGG AAGTCGACATTGTTATGGATGCAGAACTAGAGATTGATGCTGCAAAAGTTTTACCTTATGAGTTTCTTTATGAGGATGCTTCTCATTGCAGTCCTGTAGATAATCGTTTTTCCCACAGTGCTGTAATCCCTTCACTGCCATTGGCAATAAGTTGGCTCCGGGATTGTGTAAAACGTAACCCTTCTGTTAGAATCCAG GTTCTTGTAACGGGATCGCTGCATTTGGTTGGAGATGTACTAAAGCTGTTGAAGAGATGA
- the LOC137712819 gene encoding folylpolyglutamate synthase isoform X4, which translates to MNAYSHTHLKCDLFGVSHFHDRSHCLFNNRTWSASHVPDIIGTSHLNRRGYTSTTISYQVMEHMQTNVVAKEYSDDLLITSSYESTMEALSSLITHKKRGDTSSVGGKYGKLERMSIYLKILGLEEKIDGLRIIHVAGTKGKGSTCTFCEAILRECGFRTGLFTSPHLIDVRERFRINGLDITEDRFLPYFWSCWGQLEEKVTEDLPMPPLFQFLTLLALKIFICEQVDVAIIEVGLGGKRDSTNVINKPVVCGITSLGMDHIETLGNTLGQIASHKAGIFKPHIPAFVVPQLPEAMDVIHEVAEGLAVPLGVVPPLDCEKMDGFKLSLSGDHQSINAGLAVALSKCWLQRTGNWEKLFRKQEILEGDLPEPFCRGLSTAHLSGRAQIVYDTSLKSYNSSKDPESSSGDLIFYLDGAHSPESMEVCGRWFSTAVKGNQKTSSRLRVENAEQVLGNGHIQYGSGKMEEPYETSRQILLFNCMEVRDPQALLPQLVNTCVSSGIHFSKALFVPSMSSYSKVTSAASVIPENFSRDLSWQFKLQRFWEKMIHGKEVDIVMDAELEIDAAKVLPYEFLYEDASHCSPVDNRFSHSAVIPSLPLAISWLRDCVKRNPSVRIQVLVTGSLHLVGDVLKLLKR; encoded by the exons ATGAATGCCTATTCACACACTCACCTGAAGTGTGATCTATTTGGTGTTTCACACTTCCATGACCGAAGTCATTGCTTGTTTAACAATAGAACATGGAGCGCAAGTCACGTGCCAGATATTATAGGCACAAGTCATCTCAATAGACGTG GTTATACATCTACAACGATATCATATCAAGTTATGGAACATATGCAAACCAATGTGGTTGCCAAGGAGTACTCAGATGACTTACTTATTACATCTTCGTATGAATCTACCATGGAAGCACTTTCCTCCCTGATTACACATAAAAAGCGCGGAGATACATCATCCGTAGGTGGTAAATATGGGAAATTGGAAAGGATGTCGATATATCTCAAG ATATTAGGCTTGGAGGAAAAGATAGATGGACTCAGGATAATTCATGTTGCTGGAACGAAGGGCAAG GGTTCAACATGCACGTTTTGTGAGGCTATTCTACGGGAGTGTGGTTTTCGAACGGGACTGTTCACTTCTCCTCACTTGATTGATGTGAGAGAAAGATTTCGGATCAATGG GTTGGACATAACTGAAGATAGGTTTCTGCCATATTTTTGGAGTTGTTGGGGTCAGCTGGAG GAAAAGGTTACAGAGGACCTGCCAATGCCTCCATTATTTCAGTTCCTCACTTTATTGGCTCTCAAAATATTTATCTGTGAACAG GTTGATGTTGCTATTATTGAAGTCGGTCTTGGGGGAAAAAGAGATTCAACAAATGTG ATCAACAAACCTGTCGTTTGTGGGATAACTTCACTGGGGATGGACCACATAGAAACATTGG GAAATACACTTGGGCAGATAGCCTCTCACAAGGCTGGAATATTCAAG CCTCATATTCCTGCATTCGTGGTACCTCAACTTCCTGAAGCAATGGATGTTATACATGAGGTGGCTGAAGGTTTAGCG GTTCCATTGGGAGTAGTGCCACCACTTGACTGTGAAAAGATGGATGGTTTTAAGCTTAGCTTGTCTGGTGACCACCAGTCCATTAACGCCGGTCTTGCCGTTGCCCTTTCTAAATGTTGGCTTCAAAGAACCGGGAATTGGGAAAAACTATTCAGAAAACAGGAAATCCTGGAAGGTGATTTACCAGAGCCATTTTGTAGAGGTCTTTCAACAGCGCATCTTTCTGGGAGAGCTCAGATTGTTTATGATACTTCTTTGAAGTCCTACAACTCATCAAAAGACCCTGAAAGTTCTTCTGGAGATCTAATTTTCTACTTGGATGGAGCTCACAGTCCTGAGAGCATGGAGGTTTGTGGCAGATGGTTCTCTACTGCTGTCAAAGGAAACCAGAAAACATCGTCTCGTTTGAGGGTTGAAAATGCAGAGCAGGTTTTGGGGAATGGTCACATCCAATATGGATCAGGGAAAATGGAGGAGCCTTATGAAACATCAAGGCAG ATTCTTTTATTCAATTGCATGGAGGTTAGAGACCCTCAAGCACTGCTTCCGCAGCTTGTAAATACATGTGTTTCCTCAG gTATTCATTTCTCAAAGGCCCTTTTCGTCCCAAGTATGTCAAGTTATAGCAAAGTTACTTCTGCTGCCTCGGTCATTCCTGAAAACTTTAGCCGAGACCTGTCTTGGCAATTCAAGCTCCAGAGATTTTGGGAGAAGATGATTCATGGGAAGG AAGTCGACATTGTTATGGATGCAGAACTAGAGATTGATGCTGCAAAAGTTTTACCTTATGAGTTTCTTTATGAGGATGCTTCTCATTGCAGTCCTGTAGATAATCGTTTTTCCCACAGTGCTGTAATCCCTTCACTGCCATTGGCAATAAGTTGGCTCCGGGATTGTGTAAAACGTAACCCTTCTGTTAGAATCCAG GTTCTTGTAACGGGATCGCTGCATTTGGTTGGAGATGTACTAAAGCTGTTGAAGAGATGA
- the LOC137712819 gene encoding folylpolyglutamate synthase isoform X3 translates to MNAYSHTHLKCDLFGVSHFHDRSHCLFNNRTWSASHVPDIIGTSHLNRRGYTSTTISYQVMEHMQTNVVAKEYSDDLLITSSYESTMEALSSLITHKKRGDTSSVGGKYGKLERMSIYLKILGLEEKIDGLRIIHVAGTKGKGSTCTFCEAILRECGFRTGLFTSPHLIDVRERFRINGLDITEDRFLPYFWSCWGQLEEKVTEDLPMPPLFQFLTLLALKIFICEQVDVAIIEVGLGGKRDSTNVVCSMEHWNYNFFEINKPVVCGITSLGMDHIETLGNTLGQIASHKAGIFKPHIPAFVVPQLPEAMDVIHEVAEGLAVPLGVVPPLDCEKMDGFKLSLSGDHQSINAGLAVALSKCWLQRTGNWEKLFRKQEILEGDLPEPFCRGLSTAHLSGRAQIVYDTSLKSYNSSKDPESSSGDLIFYLDGAHSPESMEVCGRWFSTAVKGNQKTSSRLRVENAEQVLGNGHIQYGSGKMEEPYETSRQILLFNCMEVRDPQALLPQLVNTCVSSGIHFSKALFVPSMSSYSKVTSAASVIPENFSRDLSWQFKLQRFWEKMIHGKEVDIVMDAELEIDAAKVLPYEFLYEDASHCSPVDNRFSHSAVIPSLPLAISWLRDCVKRNPSVRIQVLVTGSLHLVGDVLKLLKR, encoded by the exons ATGAATGCCTATTCACACACTCACCTGAAGTGTGATCTATTTGGTGTTTCACACTTCCATGACCGAAGTCATTGCTTGTTTAACAATAGAACATGGAGCGCAAGTCACGTGCCAGATATTATAGGCACAAGTCATCTCAATAGACGTG GTTATACATCTACAACGATATCATATCAAGTTATGGAACATATGCAAACCAATGTGGTTGCCAAGGAGTACTCAGATGACTTACTTATTACATCTTCGTATGAATCTACCATGGAAGCACTTTCCTCCCTGATTACACATAAAAAGCGCGGAGATACATCATCCGTAGGTGGTAAATATGGGAAATTGGAAAGGATGTCGATATATCTCAAG ATATTAGGCTTGGAGGAAAAGATAGATGGACTCAGGATAATTCATGTTGCTGGAACGAAGGGCAAG GGTTCAACATGCACGTTTTGTGAGGCTATTCTACGGGAGTGTGGTTTTCGAACGGGACTGTTCACTTCTCCTCACTTGATTGATGTGAGAGAAAGATTTCGGATCAATGG GTTGGACATAACTGAAGATAGGTTTCTGCCATATTTTTGGAGTTGTTGGGGTCAGCTGGAG GAAAAGGTTACAGAGGACCTGCCAATGCCTCCATTATTTCAGTTCCTCACTTTATTGGCTCTCAAAATATTTATCTGTGAACAG GTTGATGTTGCTATTATTGAAGTCGGTCTTGGGGGAAAAAGAGATTCAACAAATGTGGTATGCTCTATGGAACATTGGAACTACAACTTTTTTGAA ATCAACAAACCTGTCGTTTGTGGGATAACTTCACTGGGGATGGACCACATAGAAACATTGG GAAATACACTTGGGCAGATAGCCTCTCACAAGGCTGGAATATTCAAG CCTCATATTCCTGCATTCGTGGTACCTCAACTTCCTGAAGCAATGGATGTTATACATGAGGTGGCTGAAGGTTTAGCG GTTCCATTGGGAGTAGTGCCACCACTTGACTGTGAAAAGATGGATGGTTTTAAGCTTAGCTTGTCTGGTGACCACCAGTCCATTAACGCCGGTCTTGCCGTTGCCCTTTCTAAATGTTGGCTTCAAAGAACCGGGAATTGGGAAAAACTATTCAGAAAACAGGAAATCCTGGAAGGTGATTTACCAGAGCCATTTTGTAGAGGTCTTTCAACAGCGCATCTTTCTGGGAGAGCTCAGATTGTTTATGATACTTCTTTGAAGTCCTACAACTCATCAAAAGACCCTGAAAGTTCTTCTGGAGATCTAATTTTCTACTTGGATGGAGCTCACAGTCCTGAGAGCATGGAGGTTTGTGGCAGATGGTTCTCTACTGCTGTCAAAGGAAACCAGAAAACATCGTCTCGTTTGAGGGTTGAAAATGCAGAGCAGGTTTTGGGGAATGGTCACATCCAATATGGATCAGGGAAAATGGAGGAGCCTTATGAAACATCAAGGCAG ATTCTTTTATTCAATTGCATGGAGGTTAGAGACCCTCAAGCACTGCTTCCGCAGCTTGTAAATACATGTGTTTCCTCAG gTATTCATTTCTCAAAGGCCCTTTTCGTCCCAAGTATGTCAAGTTATAGCAAAGTTACTTCTGCTGCCTCGGTCATTCCTGAAAACTTTAGCCGAGACCTGTCTTGGCAATTCAAGCTCCAGAGATTTTGGGAGAAGATGATTCATGGGAAGG AAGTCGACATTGTTATGGATGCAGAACTAGAGATTGATGCTGCAAAAGTTTTACCTTATGAGTTTCTTTATGAGGATGCTTCTCATTGCAGTCCTGTAGATAATCGTTTTTCCCACAGTGCTGTAATCCCTTCACTGCCATTGGCAATAAGTTGGCTCCGGGATTGTGTAAAACGTAACCCTTCTGTTAGAATCCAG GTTCTTGTAACGGGATCGCTGCATTTGGTTGGAGATGTACTAAAGCTGTTGAAGAGATGA